The nucleotide window tcttGGCAACAACGGCACTATAGGGGTTGCTTTTGGAGCAAAGGCTTGACGCCATAATCAAAATTGTAAAGAGCGTCCACACCAcacatgtttctttttttcttgttgtctTGTAGTTTGGATTGAAGATAGCGTGGAGAAGGGGTACTTGAACCACTGCTCTACTGTGCTAGATATATGTATTCTGCACATTTGGACGTTATTATTGTACAGACGCCATGTATTTTGTACTatatttatgtgtttttttttcatatttacaaTTACATTCGAAAGATAATAACGTACGAAAATTCAGATAAGGGAATATATATAGGTTGTGCTTGCGAAGGAGTTTGCCAAAATCAGTCATCACCAATCTAATTATTAATATCTCCACATGCAACTGCTCATGTCTGCACCTATGTTTCCTCGCATTGGTCGACTTGTTGTCTTCTTGTTGGCTCCTTCAGTTGGCTGTCGTAAGAGGCTTGTGACAGAATGtttaaagaaaacataatGTATTTGGTAGGGGAATTAGGAATGTACTTAAATTAGATTTATAAGATTACTTCAACTTCTTGtgtgtttctctctctatatatatataataatattatttaaaaactaaTGTACATATGATCTCCTAATCGATCATTAACAAATGCTGGTCTTGTTAATGTTAATGAAGTGGGAAGAGTACTTGTTTCAATCTTGTATGATTATGATGTTTGATCGTGAAGGTTGAAAAACAATGATGTTGAAGCTGAACTATTCAAAGGTCAACACACACAGAGACACgagatatatataaatgaaaacaattaAACTAGAATGAGGCAGCAGCAGGAGAGGGCCCCTGCATTCCAAAACAATTGGATTTGTTGGGCATAGGCACCACCACTGGACATCTGGACATGAACACTCACCCACTGGGCTAGTTGGTCATTGGGGGCCCTTACCTGAGTGAACACTAGAAAACACAACATATACAGACAACTCTGTCTGGCACTGCATCATTAATATCTGAATATATTTCTGTTTGGACCAGAAATGGAAATAGGGCCGTTAAGGACTGTTGAAAGCTTTAATAAAGCGTTGGGTCAAATGCGATTTGAGTTTTGGAAACCTACTGAACTAAAGGGACCATGCTGAAACCTATTCTCAATGTCAACGCAAGATCAAAGCACTCGAGTTTACCAGCTTACTCACAAAAGAAGGACAAACAACATACTCATCTTCATCAAGCAAGTTGGAAAAACACATGACACAACTTTTCTTACAGAAAAAAGTTCAAACTCAATCAACAATTGATCTCATTGAACTCAAATAGATTTCTCTTGTATAAAGATTCCCAATTGACAACTTCTGAGAtatcttttaatttatttgctCTGCCAATACTTGGTATGAATAGAGAAATCTTTAGTTTCAAGTTGCATTTTCActtattttaagtttatacATCCTTTGTTTATCATCATATATTTTACAAAATCCAAAATGGGCAGAATAACAGTATTTTTCTTATTAGAAAAGCTTGCCCGATTTGGGGTAAGCTAGCTTGATTTGGGATTTCTTGCCCGATTTACACCTTATTAATCAATCTTTCTATATCAGTGCACAAAATAGAATATTGAAATCCTTAAGTATACAAGGCATTAAAAAGAACCAATTTGAACCAACTTGGAGCACAATGTGGCTTGATTAGCAGTTAAAAGATTGAGCTTGAATCCGAAGCATTTCAAACTGCAAAACAGTTAAACATCTTTCTATTGGGCTTAACTAAGCTCTAATAGTGGCACGCCTATTCATCAAGATACTAAAAGATCACTCTAAGATCCCTTGCCTGGGCCTAAGAGCAGTTCCACCGCATATCCCAACCAGGACAAAGGGGGGGCCTAGGCCCAAGATGCAATTTCGAACGGTACAAAACAACCCAGGCAAGGCGTGGGCTCCACAAGTCCTAGCAAGCCTGAAGGCAAGAACATCATGAGATGTTGCCTTAGGGTTGTGACGTCATTGATGACCTCAACAACGAAaaaattctataaaaaaaaatttcttctttatattttattttattatttttataaataacttGCCATATTCTTCGCTTCtcacaccaaaactctatacaaatttctctcatcatatctcatgtgaatagtggctgccttTAGGTTGCCATGGGAATGGATGGAAAATGGATAGAAATGCTCTACGTAAGTTTTTACCTCAGCTCCAACCAACACAAGGGCTACACTGCAAAGATACAATGCACCTGCCCATATAGGGTCAacaatttcaatcaaaactatTGATGGGATGAAGTCATATATATCTGAATATGTATGGCTTTTGTGTggacacacacacatatttggatttgattaccaatatataatatggtcgtctttgattttgattcttgATATATTGGTTACATCATCAATATCAATGCATGCCCTCATCAAGGAATTTCAATCCAGAAAACATATCACCACGCCATGTTGCCATCAGTTGGCTGCTTTTTCAAATACATGGAGGCTCATAATTAATGAGGCTTCTTCATATTACCATTCTTGGAGCCAAGCCTTGATCGGGACCAGTAAAGTACTTATTTGCCTCAGCCAATATTGGGACCAGGACCAGAAGCACTTCCCACCACAGAAACCCACACTTTTTACCTCTTCCCATACAATCCTATCTTATACAAGTTCAAAATCACAACTACATCATGCCTCATTTTAACTACTTCTATCAACTTGCCTACACTAAACCCGCGTACAAAGCTTGCAATAAGGACCCAAAAACACGCGTATGATTCAGGCAGAAATTTCATCCTAattataagcacattatttaTCTATCTACTCAAATCTCTAACATATCTCTTTATAGGGTTTTTGTGTAACGAGAAAGAACAATTGGCAACATAAAGTTTAGAGTTCTTTGTCTACACAAAATCTAATTAATAAGGCCCTCCTCCCTCTTTTTTCATGATTTTGGTCTCATAAGATTTTTGAAGTCTAAAATAGCATAAAAATTTACATGAAACAGGTATAACACTGTTTTGCCATTTCTAATCAATCACGCtatgtcaaataaaaaaattatcatccATGTCATAGTAACACAAGTGTTTCTcctaaaaagggaaaagagagCAATTAATGCCGAGAGAGGAGATCATGAATTGGCAGCTTTTTGAAGGAGTGCACTACCAGTTGTCTACCACTCACGAAGGGTACGTAATATATCATATCATAGTGAATAATCATATTACCGTGATAGACATAAAACTGCATCTAATTATTAGcttatcaaaattttcaacctaaGTTTTTTCGTACCAATATTCAACCTCAGCCAATCCTTTTAAATCTGCATACACGAAGTCaagaactctctctctctctcacatatagatatactctctttttttattactacTCTAATGTACTGGGATCGAACTCGAGCATAAAAAGATGAGTACACTGTCTTATTTTGACCAACTGCTCTAACTCATATGAGGTAATTTCATAGACATACTAGTTAGGTAAATAGAATGAGCCAGCGTCGAATTCAATATACATTTATTCACCTTATCTTAGTTATTGCCATGTGAAATGTTCATGATGTACGTGCATAAAGAATCTCCACCACTCCATGATCCATATGCGTCTACTAGCTATAGTAGTATATATACGGGGAGAATAAAGAGTTCCACTAGAGCCAGCATACTATAGTCCAAGGAACGTACCTTcaaaatcaatatatatatttgtctcCATAGAATAATTCCcatgaatgaaatccaatataCTTTTCTTGAGGTTCACATTAATCTCATGCTAGCCTATAAAAATGTGAGCTACaatttatatacatacatatcaTGCAATAGTACAGTACTATTGACAGATCTATAattgttttggtttgaaaatatCAGCATTTATTCTTTCTCATaatcaaaaattcaaaaccagtAACATCAACTACAATGAAAATAGCAGAAACTAATCAAGTCGAAGAaaagacatatatatatatatatatagatatatataaattaattacgtACCCACATTGCAATAACAATTGTCTCCCATCTCTTCTCTTGTATACCATTATACCCAATTAACCCCATTTCCCCCCTCCCTCTAAACACACCCATCCCATTCCCAAGAACAAAGTaaggaattaaaaataaattattagttCCTTCCTCTCCTTCCTGATCATATAGATCATCACCATTGACATTAACACAAGTAAACCCACCACCCCAACCTAGCTAATAACAAATACATACGAGAATTAGGAAACAGTGTCatgcatattatatatacatatacaaaacaaacacaCCAACTTACTGCACTAGAAGAAGCTCTCTAGTCATGATCTTGATTATATATAGTTGATATTCGAGGCAGTGAGACGAAGAAGATCCGAGGTTCCTCTCAGCGCAATTTTGGTGGGGGGGGCTCTCAACCTTGATTAATAAAACTGATCAAGAGGCTGATTAATTCTCTAATTGCTGCTGACATGAACACTCCGATCCCAGCTCCTGCCGTCCTCGCTTCAATAATATTATGAAGCTATACCCttgacttctttttttgtttctttttcttcaacttttttGAAACCCACACCCAGTAACAAAAACCAATTACCAACCAACTAAGAAAACCTAAAGCTAAGAAAGAACCAAAATCACTTGAGAtaatgatgaaattgaaaaatgatgatgttgatgaATTTGGCTTCTGCTAGATCAGAGAAGAGACTGAGGACCCAAGATTTGATGGATCATGCCAATTAGCACCAAGAGTCGTTGAGCTCCAGTAGAGACTGGGATCCGAGAGCCCCATTTGCTCTGTCATCTGATTCTGGCAATTCATATTACCATTCACATTATTGTTGTTGCTATTATTATTCCACTCCAACCTGTTCTGACCAGCCTGATCTTCAACTTTCACATCTTTCGCGGCACCACCAGCCTCACCGGTATTGCCGGCTGCTATATGAAGGTCTTCAAAGGGTAGTAAGGACTGGAAATACTGGTTATGATTAGGCCCTCTAGCTTGAATATCTTTGAAACTACCCCCATTGAGGAACTTAGAAGCAAGCACAGAAGCCATAgttggagtggtggtggtagtaGATGGAGAAGTACTAAAAATGGAGCTATAATTGGAAGAAGGAAGTGATGAATTCGATGTGGGATTAAACCTGTTTCGATAATTATCACCAGACATGAAAGTACCTGCTGATGAAAACCCTAACCCCAGCTGAGCATGATGATGATTCAACTGATGAAGATCAAACCCAGAAGCGGAACTTGGACTGTCCATAAAAGGGTTACTAGGCAACCCATAAAACATTGGGTTGATCTGATCTATCTGGGATGGTTGTGAAGGAGGGTTTgaattactattattattgttagCAGTGTTGCTtggaattgaagaagaagaagaagaagctccaTCCATGGCTGACGACGATGATGAGCCAGGCCTCTTCACACGCTTGTTCTTTCTACACCCACCGCCGACCGGAACGTTCCTGAGAGTTCCCCCTCTGGTCCAGTAGCGCTTGCAGGCCTTGCAGAAGTGCCTTGGCTGAGACAAGCTGTAGTTGTTATAGTAGCAGAACTTGGTGTTTGATGAATCGCAGCGTGGACACTTGAGGGCTTGTTGCTGTAGTTGGAGCTGCTCTTGGCCTGGTTTCTCCATTATCCGAGTAGCTGGTGATGATGTTGATGAAGACATGTTATTGTTCAAGCCCTTTTGATGGTGATCATCGATTTGAATATTATCTTGCTGCTGCATCTAcagaatttttttgtgaaaggaaaaaggaaagaaagagggtTTAGGCGGTGGTGTTAGGGTAAAAAGAACAACACAGGAGAAATATTCTCTTCCAAGAGCTAAGCAACAAAAGTTGTGTCATGTTTTGTCTaataattgagagagagagagagagagagagagagagagagagagagagagaggtgaacCTGTGGCCATTCGTTAGTAGTTGAAGAGATGAGTACCATCTTCTCATGATCACAGTTGCTCAACATGTTTCTGTTTGAGAAGGAATCGTTGAAACAAAGAGTAAGCAGACAAAGAGCAGGTGGCGACGTGAGTCTTTCTTGATGGGGTTGAAATATTATGactatgagagagagagagagagagagagagagagagagagagagagagagagagaatgaccAAGTCGTGTGATTACATGAgagaagaaattaattaactagTTAATTACTTTGAATCTAATTTTCACGTGATGGGGTTGTGGAGGTCTAAAATCGATTTTGAGAAGACCGATTATTTTAATGGGGAAGAATATTGAGGGCATCCGAAATCCGAGAAGCGGACAGGGAGATAATGTAGCATTAGAGATGAATCTTTTGGGAGGttcaagaaagagagagagagtagctACGACTACACATTCCTATATGATTAACAACATAACATACATTCCTTAATTTTGCATAGAGATAGTAGCAGCAAGTAAATTAGATAAGTATAGAGGGAATCCCTAGAGCCCAATATTCGATGCAGTCTTCACAGCAAATCccacttccttttttttgttttcttttactttacttatttaattatgGGGTCACCACCACCATGTTGATTGTTGTGTGGCTATGGCacctaattaatatatatatatatatatatatatagtacatATGGCTGGCCCTCAGCTCCCATGTATCAACATGTTACATATCCCCATTTCCACAACAATATCTAATCATCCAAATTGAATCatgtaattattaatttgacGGGACACCATATTGTGGAAAATGATTTCTCAACAACATGAAAACGAGCTTGTAAATATGTTAATGATTTTGTAAGACGCATGTTTTTGCAATTAGGTATTTGCATATATAATCAATACAAAAGTACAAGATATATGTTTGTATGAAGGAGGGAAATATTCATTTGAAATAGGGAAGGGTGAAAAttccaaagagaaagagacaaGAGGGCACCATGTGGCTGTCTATATCCCAGACTACTCAAAGCACACAACAAAGAAAGACCACCACGCTTTATTCTCGAGGGCTCTTGCCGTACCTTGCACTTCTTGTTCCTCTCTCTACCACCCTCCTTCCCAGTTTGGCAATATATTAcaaagacccaaaaaaacgaaaaaaaaaaccgttaATGGTgtcacaaagagagagagagagagagagtgtggaAAACCAAAGCATAGTGGAggcagaagcagaagcagaagcagaagcatGTGGTGGGCAGCTCATGAGCTggtaaagagaaaaagagagaaatggaaaataaaaaaaagtaacacACAAAAGCATAGACGTTCGGGGAACAAACGGATTTTGTAGTGTCCCGAGGGATCTTCTCCTCCTTCCCTACAACCCATCATTattcttccctctctctctatctctctctctgcctgtTACACTGTTAAACCTTTAATTtgatcattaaaaaatattactaTCTATCATGCATGTTGGTCTTTACTAGATTGAGATCAGATATTATTAATTCTATCAGCAGCAGGTGTAAGACTATTGACTACTGAGCAGCAGAATTAAAGTAATCTGGGAAACCAATATATACATAGGTATAGCATGTTAGGGTGATTTAGATAGATCCTACAActtgagttttatttatttattaacaccCTATATTATGTAGGTTTCTAAAGGGAATGTGCAACTTAAACTAATTAGCCAAATTTGAACCCACTCAGCCCACCCAATGGTTATCCAAAACTGAAcattatcttaattaatttggtaGTGTTTGTTAATAGTTTGaattatgatgatgatgatgagggtggtggtggtagctGGACCTCATGGACAATTGGAGGGCCACTCATATAGGTCAATtgtatagatatatatatatatatatatatatatatgactgGAAGGAAAGAGGAGAGTGGGTTTGATTTGAGTAGTCAAAGTAGGGGGAGAGACGTGGAGGGTGAGGGTGGGGCCTACACAGGCATTGTCACTGAGCAGTGATGAGGCAgtgaccaccaccaccaccaccaccatcggACAACACAAGAGATTCCAATTTGGAAAAACATGAAAGAAACCCAACGCGCACGTTAAAAAGTCAAGAAAAGGAAagcctccctccctccctcctctaatttcaattttcataaatttctAATAATGTAGTGAGGAGAGAAAGCattagaagagaaagagattgGGGATTACGGGGACCATCTCTGATCCAAGCCAACCCAACTGTACCCATCACCATTGCCAATTTGCCATGCACCATGAGTCCATGACCATGTCCAGACAAACATCTCACTCcccttccattttcttttccctttggTCAAGCCATTTATATACATGAGCACTTAGTGTACCCCgaacatataaaaatttatccCCATACCATAGATGGAATCTTATGATGTGTGGCACTGGCAGGAGGAAGAATGCGAATGGAGGCTTTCTAGAACGACGTATTCCATTTGGTGACTTATccatcatgcatgcatgtacCTGCTGTAATGAAAATGTGAGGAAACGAAGAGGCAGGCAAAGTTATAACAAAGTCGGCATATTCTTTGGCTGACCGAATCACAATCGCAATTCCAATATTCCAGTAATTAAATtagtgattaaaaaaaaaaaaaaggatcggtgcccaaattaaataaataatgctCATGCAGCAGCATGTGGTTCTATATTTGTACACATAAAGTTGGTGATTATGGGATATAATTATTCCCATTAAGACGTTAAGCATCTCACTCATTCATTCAGCTTGATTTTACCCATCCTGTTGATTTGGAATTTTGGTATGTCAATAATGTTATGCGGTTCTAAATGGGCCATAACCCCACAAGCAAGCGGCTGCCGTAGCATAAAATTCTGATTAATTGAACCATATCATTAGAGAATCTAATACCAAGCTTATGTTATAATTTAATACAGCTGAGGAAGGACTTAATTGAGTATGGAAGTTTCATGCCGCCCGTCCTGTGGGACCTTGAGAATGTTGGGGATTAATAAGGACAATTGTCTAATTGGGTGTGCCCttaaaacatttatttttttattttatttatttttagtacaagcgatagtctaaagtAAAGGGGATGGAGAATTTCACACAAATACACACAACTATGATGCTATTGTCGTCGGGGTTCGAATATGAGACCTCTAATATGCAAATCAAAGCCCTTTTTTACTGAACAAAATCCCGTTGATactaatttattatataaaaagagatACTAAAATTCCACATGTTGCACGTTGGTAGCCTCAAATCCGTGTAAATGGACATGGGATTAGGGGGAGAAAGCGATGTTGATGGAGGTTGCTTCCACTTtctgaaaatataaattagttGAGACAATGATAATTTATAGTATAATTGTcggaatgaaaaaaaatactaattaaGAGCTAGCATATATAATGGTAGTGAGAAGGGTGAATCACTCATTCTATAACAAGCTGTCAACAGGTCATGTTTCTCAtcctatatatttttattcgAGCATGCACATAAATTATCATTCCTTcataattataatatggttTGGTAATCTTACACTGATTTGATTACGTTGTTGCTTAAACTCTTATGTCCATTATCAATAGTGCTTGTTAAGGAACTTGAACGacaaaacatttatttttagCGCCtatgaatattttttatatatatttttattttgataaaagTAGAgcgataatattttattaataagataaacaaaaacaagtacAAAGCGACTAAGGTGCTGAATATGATACAACTTCCTCAGTGACCAAACGCAACAACAAGTTGAATTGATCTGAATTTATTGGGTGTTAGGAGTTTCGAACCTCTGTCCACGTGAGTGGAGGTGGAATATCTCAACCAACTAAGCTATACCCCACTAACTTTTAGTGACTACAATTCAACCTACTTTTAGTGCTGGTTTTGAGAATTAATAAACCCATATTGGGTTTGGCCCGATATATGATTACACATGTGTTTGTTCGGCTATTTAGCTTATactttaatttcattattattgtGGATTGACTTTGATCTAAAATGGGGAAATAATTAGTGACATGATTTTGATAAGTACTTCAAAATGTTTCACCCCACCCatccctaaattttttttcctcaattgATGGGCATTGatgatatttaattaatatgtGGTGTAATGTAATTAGTGGATATGTGCTGTGCTGCATGGCTTTGAAAGTAATTATGATTAGAGAGAGGGGCCAAACCTAGACCTAGATTTAGTCGATCTACTGATTAACCCTCTCTTCAATCTTCAATCTTCAATCTTCAATCTTCATGATATGCAAAGTTTTGGACCTTGATTTAGTCGTATACGGTGAGGTGTAATAATATTATGTTTACTTAAAACTCCAATCACTCTAAGAAAAGCCAAAAATCAAGCCAATTAGTTGTTATGACTCTACCGTTGTAGTCCATATTGGTGGTCCCCCCCCATCCCTAAGTAGAAGCAATCAATAGGTGTGTCCCTACGAGCAGAAAAACTTCATTATAACGGGAATtacattgttttgttattttcaatCAATAATGCAATGACACGTAAAAAAGTCATTCCACACGTCGTTATTGGCTGAAAATAGCCAAAAATACTATTCCCGTTACATGAaagtctctctctcctatAAGACCCTAAAGATAAGGATCCAGTTCTCGTttattgcttcttcttttctcctcAAATAAGGCTTATTTTGGTAAGAAGAGTGAGCATGGCCCAAcgcataaaacaaaacaattagcCCATCGAGCCATTACAAATGACTATGGGCCTGAAATAAGTGAAGGCCCTGGTCTCCAAAGAACGCCGCAGCCACGGTCCAAGTTAAATAAAACCCAGCCTAGCTAAAAGCTAGATGCACAGACCCAAAACTTGGAACAATGCTTAAAAATCTCTCGCacgtttatttatttagattGAGGGAAGTCGTGAGTCGGTAGGGTGAGAATATATAGGAGAGAGAATGAATGGATACTGAAATCAACTAGTCATGATTATCAAtctaatttttagtttttcagaTATTAGATTACAGATTATAATGTAAAACTCTTATATTCTTTTGTTCCGTTCATGTGAGAGGAAAGGCATAAGGAGTCCAGAATTGGAAAAATTCAAGGCATATAAATGATCACAGAGATTTCATggcgcacacacacaaatacatgcaaaataatatatacGTGAAAATGATTTTTGCTAGTATTGTTGCAAGGCTTTGGTCATGTATCTAGTGGATTAGTTGGTCAATATTAGGGCTTCAAGTTTCTTCTAGTGCAGGAGTGCTAATATATACATGAATGagaccaaaaccaaaatcaaattccaGGATGAGCCGAGCCAGATCGAATGCCAAAGTTCTTAAGTTTGGctcaaatgattttttcaagctCGAACTCAGCTTGGCTTATTTGTATAGAACCAATTTATTACCGTCTTAAATAGGAGTAATTTTGGTATAGAATATTTTCACATGTCCCGTCTCGgaacatataattttttttccccagaTAGAAAGTTGTGGCCTCCTGATGAGATGCGTGGAACCATGATGCATGCTGTCCTTTCTTCAAAAGGCTCCTCCACTAGATTCTACTAAATTATTTACGTCTACCTTATGGCAACAACTTTTTCCCCACTCGATAACTTCACTGACTTTTATTTCACATCCCACTTCAGAGTTTTCAAATTCCAAACTctgtttatatatacattgaACTTTGAtactaattagtaattaaaaCTGGGGATAATAGTTCATTAATTGGTAATTAAACCATGCATGCTTTCCATGTTGCAGAAAAAAACATGCTAGAGGTAGCTCTTGTCTTGGGTTGTACAAATGGGGaccaatatttataaattgcaACGTATGAAAGTGTGGTCCAAGCTGCTTGCTAGCAACAATTGACATAAATTGGTAAACGAAATTGGCCACTTTGTTTGCTGCAAACCAGTTGGCTAACACCATAATGTTAGTgtaaaaacaaaggaaaggaaagaaggGCCAACAAATATGAGATTCAAGGACATGAAATAATAGATAATAGTACCATATGTGTCAAAGCATGATAGGGCTCTCTCCTTACATCATTGGACCATATAGGTAGGGTTTTCTTTTCACCTTTCACTTTCCAATAATACATTGTGGATGAAGGAATAGTCGCGCTCTCAAGAAAAGGACTGTCAACTATTATAAGGACAAAGCCTCAATTGCATTTCTTTCTTGCCTtgaaaatatacatatatatatatatacatataatctATATACTTAAACCTAAccccatatatttatatgattCACTGACTGACTAGCTTATTCGGTTTCAGGTTTCTAGCAAAATGACAGATATGTAAATCAAGGAAAATTctccaataagtattttaGGTTAAGGATATTAGTTACATATTTCTAATCTCGATTGTTGGATTGCATGTATGTATGTTAAATATTATATCTATCAACACATTTAATGAATGTAATCCGACAACTGAGATTAGAAATATGTAAAAAAATCCTTAACTTAAATACTTATTGAATCTCCCTGTAAATCAAATCCCATTTGTACAACAATATTGGGTTGTTCAACCAATATTGGACAAGTGTTAATTCCCTTTGCTCCATGATTGGATTAGACAGAAAACCTATCCTAAAAACGAATTAGATAGTGCAATAGCCACCATGTGAATATGTCTATGTGAATTAAAGTTATAGTAAAAGAGTTGGTGCCTGTTGTTGTGTTGTTGTAGCTGTACACATCATGTACATGATGATGTGGTTTTGTTGGAGGAAATGAGCTTAGCTTTGGCTTTTGTAGGCTTCTAGCTACCATTCACTGTTATCCTTGTGGTGACAAGAGAACATTTGGAACTTGTGGTCCTCACACAtaaatctctttcttttccaaaacCCTTTCCTATATCAATGTTTTAGTCttagtcttcttcttctttgactcttccatctctctttctctctcattatTTCTTGCCTTCTCTCCTAATTTTCTCCAAAATGGAATCAAACAGAGCTCATGGGAAGAGGAGCTTGAACTACAAGatggaggaagaggaggaggaggaggaggatgaagaagaagagcaggaggaaga belongs to Prunus persica cultivar Lovell chromosome G4, Prunus_persica_NCBIv2, whole genome shotgun sequence and includes:
- the LOC18779396 gene encoding dof zinc finger protein DOF1.4, producing the protein MLSNCDHEKMVLISSTTNEWPQMQQQDNIQIDDHHQKGLNNNMSSSTSSPATRIMEKPGQEQLQLQQQALKCPRCDSSNTKFCYYNNYSLSQPRHFCKACKRYWTRGGTLRNVPVGGGCRKNKRVKRPGSSSSSAMDGASSSSSSIPSNTANNNNSNSNPPSQPSQIDQINPMFYGLPSNPFMDSPSSASGFDLHQLNHHHAQLGLGFSSAGTFMSGDNYRNRFNPTSNSSLPSSNYSSIFSTSPSTTTTTPTMASVLASKFLNGGSFKDIQARGPNHNQYFQSLLPFEDLHIAAGNTGEAGGAAKDVKVEDQAGQNRLEWNNNSNNNNVNGNMNCQNQMTEQMGLSDPSLYWSSTTLGANWHDPSNLGSSVSSLI